A genomic region of Tigriopus californicus strain San Diego chromosome 1, Tcal_SD_v2.1, whole genome shotgun sequence contains the following coding sequences:
- the LOC131881486 gene encoding tyrosine-protein kinase hopscotch-like — translation MEEGGQSILLFPLSEPKVSLNVVQSHFIGGSSIHTEDVVLYICRDRLDIRPIAWPLFGLRAADGLWLAPNQNIHELDRMKHFPLEFRLRFKVPVPLRLAELDPNAMKYYYEQIRHEYITGRTISSKLEEVEMYRKNGVWHKIRSLPQPSNEKDEHLMKDLWIKALEISGILVGIEVKEERTQLSKALKQIDKFLPSTLWYGAFQRLLHSSKIREGLIRRCQDLERENKPVIELKIHFLTLVERFMPHYFEESFTGETTQPGTQTTFGISVIIRPPGKDVEPNLEMEPLPFRPRDKRKELCLIDQLSQISVEERDDGVIGIQLARKNGIPFYMNMNSKMEALAFLSHVCGYYRLCEKWTISLTTFIVFPSLDQYLSEKIHGPITREFVNEKMNASNRKKPGWYLMSQGTEKYNLFYLHVWVEGKAKPEVFAIGKSANGFEVIGLGKGTFKTMRELRSMLHEHQNVQFENCIHPSEYDKASTLLLCRSTIKLRGDVLGTDLDAKENGEKVVIQFNQLSRFEALVQEGVYTAVWPGFWQKHRDKKEVAIKQLKREFRRSHLEDFLYLSQTVLSWDHPSLIQYFGTTLTSKANPMALVCEYFKLGHLAGYLECHGTEIEDLDLMEAARSVTNGVWYLQEKNLVHGKIRCENVFVFQHDDTRFHVKLGDPGLDNEYTTGEYHWLALEQLLAPDPCSKRHITLKTDIWALGTTFWQIFSMGSEPLPELGNEEVRQKYIQGFRLERPSRISPSLNMIYQIITDCWNPIPDERRSPQVIVRDLSQLLYRLFNSRNVNTYMMIDDFDSPVSSSSPIHSNDSSSCRSTLMASAETEVTNMGAAKSLELQNGTTKFVPMFQFMMSNHAVRNQINQEPNPNPFFKDIVQSWVESQNGNGTGSSDCSPYHVGTSQFTSQTSLSSFTTTDSVSSIYTIDNDTQLTFNEERPLGVGNFGVVYKGILTKNNGEEENVAIKKLKDDLAAGDMQQELKIMRMLKHKNIVSIKATYNTSNILIVMELLSNGSLNDYLRSHKDMIQYPKQLFEWAQNIVEGMVYLSQMKIIHRDLAARNILVDNDCQVKISDFGLARTLNSDVYSMSSDTDLPVPWIAPEGLHQRTFSVKSDVWSFGVTLWEIFSYGEEPFLDGCENFFRTAMPTEDLQMFKQRQQDEVKEWIRLLDHGARLGQPDKCPVALYTKVMSECWHLKPEIRPKFETLAKIINQIALQMT, via the coding sequence ATGGAGGAGGGCGGCCAGTCCATCCTCTTGTTTCCCCTCAGTGAGCCCAAAGTGTCCTTAAATGTGGTCCAAAGCCACTTTATTGGGGGTTCATCCATCCACACGGAGGATGTGGTCCTGTACATTTGCCGTGATCGCTTGGATATCCGACCTATCGCGTGGCCGCTCTTTGGCCTTAGGGCGGCTGACGGCCTTTGGTTGGCCCCTAatcaaaatattcatgaacTTGATCGCATGAAACACTTCCCTTTAGAATTCCGCCTTCGGTTCAAAGTTCCTGTGCCCTTGCGTTTAGCCGAACTTGATCCCAATGCCATGAAGTACTACTATGAGCAAATCAGACATGAATACATCACTGGTCGAACCATTTCGTCCAAGTTAGAAGAAGTGGAGATGTACCGAAAAAATGGGGTGTGGCACAAGATTCGTTCACTGCCCCAACCGtccaatgaaaaagatgagCATTTGATGAAGGACCTTTGGATTAAAGCCCTAGAGATTTCCGGAATTCTGGTGGGGATTGAAGTGAAAGAAGAGCGAACTCAGTTGTCGAAAGCCCTCAAGCAGATCGACAAGTTCTTGCCCAGTACTCTTTGGTACGGGGCGTTTCAGAGGCTTTTACATTCGTCCAAAATTCGTGAGGGTCTCATTAGGCGTTGCCAAGACCTCGAAAGAGAGAACAAACCCGTCAtagaattgaaaattcattttttgactttaGTCGAACGGTTTATGCCCCATTACTTTGAGGAGTCATTCACAGGCGAAACCACTCAACCTGGGACTCAAACCACTTTCGGGATCTCTGTCATAATTCGGCCTCCGGGAAAGGACGTGGAACCGAACCTAGAAATGGAGCCTTTGCCCTTTCGACCCCGTGACAAGCGAAAAGAACTCTGTCTTATCGACCAACTCAGTCAAATATCAGTGGAAGAACGAGACGACGGCGTGATTGGGATCCAATTGGCTCGAAAGAATGGCATTCCTTTTTACATGAACATGAACTCGAAAATGGAAGCCTTGGCCTTTCTAAGCCATGTGTGTGGCTATTACCGACTCTGTGAAAAATGGACTATAAGTTTGACCACTTTTATTGTCTTCCCGTCGTTGGATCAATACCTTTCCGAAAAAATCCATGGTCCCATCACCCGCGAATTTGTGAACGAGAAGATGAATGCCAGCAATCGGAAGAAACCTGGTTGGTATCTAATGAGTCAAGGTACGGAGAAATACAATCTCTTTTATTTGCACGTTTGGGTTGAAGGCAAAGCCAAACCAGAGGTGTTTGCCATCGGGAAATCAGCCAATGGCTTCGAGGTCATCGGTTTGGGCAAGGGAACTTTCAAGACCATGCGAGAACTCCGAAGCATGTTACACGAGCACCAAAACGTCCAATTTGAGAATTGCATTCATCCGTCCGAATATGACAAAGCCTCGACTTTGCTTTTGTGCCGATCTACGATCAAATTAAGGGGCGATGTTCTGGGCACGGATTTGGATGCCAAGGAAAATGGGGAGAAAGTTGTCATTCAGTTCAATCAGCTCAGCCGATTCGAGGCTCTTGTCCAGGAGGGCGTTTACACCGCGGTTTGGCCCGGGTTTTGGCAGAAACATCGCGACAAGAAGGAAGTAGCTATCAAACAACTCAAGCGGGAGTTCCGCCGATCTCATCTCGAAGACTTCTTGTATCTCTCTCAAACAGTTTTGTCGTGGGATCATCCTTCGCTGatccaatattttggcacaACCCTGACGTCCAAAGCCAATCCCATGGCTTTGGTTTGTGAATACTTCAAACTCGGCCATTTGGCAGGGTATCTCGAGTGCCATGGGACCGAGATTGAAGATCTTGATCTCATGGAAGCCGCCCGAAGCGTCACCAACGGTGTGTGGTACCTTCAAGAGAAAAATTTGGTCCACGGGAAAATCCGCTGTGAAAATGTCTTTGTTTTCCAACACGATGATACTCGATTCCACGTCAAACTAGGCGATCCGGGCCTAGATAACGAGTATACCACGGGTGAATACCACTGGCTGGCTCTAGAGCAACTCTTGGCACCGGATCCATGCTCCAAACGCCACATAACGTTGAAAACGGATATTTGGGCGCTTGGAACCACCTTCTGGCAGATCTTCTCGATGGGAAGTGAGCCATTGCCTGAATTAGGGAATGAAGAGGTTCGTCAAAAGTACATCCAAGGATTCCGATTGGAGCGTCCAAGTCGCATCAGTCCGAGCCTCAACATGATTTACCAAATCATCACCGACTGTTGGAACCCAATTCCAGATGAACGAAGATCCCCTCAAGTGATCGTCCGGGATCTCTCTCAACTCTTGTACCGTTTGTTCAACTCCCGAAATGTTAATACCTAcatgatgattgatgattttgatagCCCCGTCAGTTCTAGTAGCCCAATTCATTCTAACGACAGCTCCAGCTGCAGATCTACTCTGATGGCTTCGGCCGAGACCGAAGTCACCAACATGGGTGCAGCGAAAAGCTTAGAGCTTCAGAATGGCACTACCAAGTTCGTGCCCATGTTCCAGTTCATGATGAGCAATCATGCGGTTCgtaatcaaatcaatcaggAGCCGAATCCGAATCCCTTTTTCAAGGACATTGTCCAGTCCTGGGTCGAATCTCAGAACGGCAATGGAACAGGATCGTCGGATTGCAGTCCTTATCATGTTGGGACATCTCAGTTCACCTCCCAGACATCGCTCAGTTCCTTCACAACCACGGACTCGGTCTCATCGATCTACACCATAGACAATGATACTCAGCTCACATTCAATGAAGAACGCCCATTGGGGGTGGGGAATTTTGGAGTGGTATACAAGGGGATTTTGACGAAGAATAACGGTGAGGAAGAGAATGTGGCCATCAAGAAGTTGAAAGATGATTTGGCAGCCGGTGACATGCAGCAAGAGCTGAAGATCATGCGGATGCTCAAGCATAAGAACATTGTCAGTATCAAGGCCACCTACAACACCAGCAATATTCTCATTGTCATGGAGCTTCTCTCAAATGGCTCCTTGAACGACTATCTCCGAAGTCACAAAGATATGATCCAATATCCCAAGCAACTCTTCGAATGGGCTCAAAACATTGTCGAAGGCATGGTGTATCTCAGTCAGATGAAAATTATTCATCGCGATCTCGCTGCCCGAAATATTTTAGTCGATAACGATTGTCAGGTCAAAATCTCCGACTTCGGCCTTGCAAGGACTCTCAATTCCGATGTTTATAGCATGTCCTCGGACACAGATCTCCCGGTCCCATGGATCGCTCCTGAAGGTCTACACCAGCGGACATTTTCCGTGAAATCCGATGTCTGGAGCTTCGGAGTGACCTTGTGGGAGATCTTCTCATATGGAGAAGAGCCGTTTCTCGATGGGTGTGAGAACTTCTTCCGTACGGCCATGCCCACAGAAGATCTCCAGATGTTCAAGCAACGCCAGcaggacgaggtcaaggagtGGATCCGCCTCCTGGATCATGGAGCCCGCCTCGGGCAGCCCGATAAGTGTCCAGTTGCCTTATATACCAAGGTCATGAGCGAATGTTGGCATTTGAAGCCCGAGATCCGGCCCAAGTTCGAGACCCTGGCCAAAATAATTAATCAAATTGCTTTGCAAATGACTTGA